Proteins encoded together in one Eubalaena glacialis isolate mEubGla1 chromosome 7, mEubGla1.1.hap2.+ XY, whole genome shotgun sequence window:
- the LOC133094818 gene encoding coatomer subunit zeta-1 → MEALILEPSLYTVKAILILDNDGDRLFAKYYDDTYPSVKEQKAFEKNIFNKTHRTDSEIALLEGLTVVYKSSIDLYFYVIGSSYENELMLMAVLNCLFDSLSQMLRKNVEKRALLENMEGLFLAVDEIVDGGVILESDPQQVVHRVALRGEDVPLTEQTVSQVLQSAKEQIKWSLLR, encoded by the coding sequence ATGGAGGCGCTGATTTTGGAACCCTCCCTGTATACTGTCAAAGCCATCCTGATTCTGGACAATGATGGAGATCGACTTTTTGCCAAGTACTATGACGACACCTACCCCAGTGTCAAGGAGCAAAAGGCCTTTGAGAAGAACATTTTCAACAAGACCCACCGGACTGACAGTGAAATTGCCCTCTTGGAAGGCCTGACAGTGGTATACAAAAGCAGCATCGATCTCTATTTCTATGTGATCGGCAGCTCCTATGAAAATGAGCTGATGCTCATGGCTGTTCTGAATTGCCTCTTCGACTCATTGAGCCAGATGCTGAGGAAAAATGTAGAAAAGCGAGCTCTGCTGGAGAACATGGAGGGGCTCTTCTTGGCTGTGGATGAAATCGTAGACGGAGGGGTGATCCTGGAGAGCGATCCCCAGCAAGTGGTACACCGGGTGGCGTTAAGGGGAGAAGATGTCCCCCTTACGGAGCAGACCGTGTCTCAGGTGCTGCAGTCAGCCAAAGAACAGATCAAGTGGTCACTCCTTCGGTGA